The DNA segment gcgACTCACATGGAGAAGGAGGGGAGGATGGTATTCTCAATCAGCAGGCTGACTGGCACAGGAAACAGGTCGTTCTGCTCACTGAGACTAAAGAAACCAATCAAATGACAGCGCTTCATTCAAGCCCTTCtcattttttatcattattgtcATAGCGCCGACATCTAAGCCCTTACGTCGACAGCAGCAGCTGAATTTGGATCTCCTGCGTGTACAAATCTATGCCTAACGTCTCCAACCACAAGACGAGTGATACCTGTTGACAAAAAATGGTTTAATTTTCAGAAGATGCCAAAAAAATAGTTCAAGGAATCCCAGACGCACCTTTTCCTTGCCTTTGAGTGGATTACCCAATTCACAAAGGACGGTGACGTCATAGTGACATTCAACATGAtcctaaacaaacaaaaaaaaataattatttagatttaaaTATAAACATATGCATGCGCATGTGTAAGTGTTGCTACGGTGTCATCTGCTGCCCCCTGTTGACCATACCTGGGACCTGACGGCAGAGTATTTGAGCGCTTCGGGGATGGTGACGTTGAGCATGGCCTGGTGGGCGTCCTCAGCTAGCTTCCCTCTTGTGGGAAAGTTAGTCACCTCCACAATCAGCTTTATTATCTTCATACTGCTGTTAAACTGGAGGATTTGGGATTTGTCCTTCCTGGGAACAGGAACCAACATGaagcttccattttttttttttgctgtaattaattttttttttttttttcatcaccgTGGAAAGGGGTTTTTCTTATTGTCTGCAAAATGGGCCGTCAGCTGCAGGTTGCTGGTGCACTTGTTGTCGGAGCCGCACTCCTTCTGGAAGTTAATCTGGTAACAAAGCAGGTTTGAGATTGAGAATGCATGCGGTAGCATTAGTGTAATACGACCTTGTATGCACTTTGAACCTTACTTCACTTCTTTGGGTGAGTTTCTGGCCTTGACTGAGAATGGCAAATGAGTCCAGGTTCTGAATGGCGCGTCTTGTTTTGGGTTTTTGTTCATCTAAGGACATGTTGAGGGAAAAGACCACTGGCTCCAGTTTGTCCCTCACAGGGGCCTTAGaataaatgtttaaaatgaCAATCTATATCAAAAGGATCTCATTCTGAGAACCATATAAAGAACGTACCACAACATTCAAGCTGAGTTCATGACACTGAATTTGTGAGTCTGGCAGGGTCAACAGGCCCGTATACGTGTCACCACCGCTTTCCTGGAAACGAACCCGGGGGCTCCTTCTCCTATCAATGTCGGCCTCCACTGTGTACTTCACCACTGCCACGTGATCAAAAGTGTGTTTATGTTCAGGTGAGACACGCTAACATTTGTGACTTACCGATGTTTTTCTTGAAGTTTCTGTTGCCGTTACTTAAGGTGAAAGACACGCAGATAGTGGCCACGATGctgggaaagaaagaaattcaAATATATTACAAACACTTGAAGATCCACTTTGACCTTGATGCTCGCTCACCATGGTGAACTCCCTTGGCACTGATTAGGATCCACAATCTTTGGCTCCACATTGAAGTCCTTAGTTAAGTGGACGACAGGCCGAGTCctgtcataaataaataaaaacaaataagcagGATAAATATTTAACATCACTTTTATACAAATATCCCACCTTAGCAGGGCGATGCGGTCGTCCAGGGAGCCCACCAAAATGTCAGGGTAGCTGTTGTCATCCATGTCCATGCCTCCATTGATGGAGTAGCCAAACGTTTGGAATCCTCCGTCAGCCACCGACTTGCCCTCGATCACCTTTCAAGGGCAGATAAAATGTTGACAGCGGGCATGAAGAGCTTGAAGTGTTCTCCACATTACCTGGCTGGGTTGTGCCGAGACTCCCTCTTTACTTCCCATCCAGATATAAACCTTGCCCGTGCCGTGGAATGGAGCTCCCACGGCAAAGTCTGCAGATGCAAAGACATGTAATGACAACAAAAGGCCAGTAGAGGGCGGTTTGACACTGTTATGCACAGGTTAGTGCTCCACTAGTCGTTTTAAATTGACTAATTATGCTGTACAGtgtattaaataataaaattgctTATTTTGATCTTAcataatatttaaaatatttactatgctgaaacatttatttaataaaattaCTCAGGACATGTTCTATTAACCAAtcaaacaattttttattttactagtttacaaaaaaaattaaacattttgttttaatacCACAGTAAGCAGTTAATTCCTTTTAATTTGGCACAATAGATTATCTAACAAATTTAATCTGCTCACCTTGGAATCCGTCCTGGTTGATGTCACCAATGGCGGCCACTGCGTTGCCAAATGCGGAGGATGCGGGGCCCTTAAGCACCATAGTAGAAACGTTCTGGAAGGAGCCATTCTCATTCATGTAGATATAAACGGCTCCTCCTTCATCCTTCATGCGGTCAAAGTAAAACGGGGCACCAACAATTAAGTCGTTCCAACTGCAAacacaggaaaacaaaaatctgccTTAGAATGTCAATTTTTGTGCCCAACTGTCAGCCACCATAAAGTTTGATTCATGCATGAAAAGAAGAGGCAGAAGGTGATTTGGCCATGATATCATAGCAAACACCTTGAACGGGCTGCTGACAGCTTTTCAACTCTGCTTAGATGTACTTCAGCGCACATTCCGCATAACACGACAGGTCACGGCCATGAAGCAGTGTGCCGGCTGGCTTTGAGAGCCAAAAGATAACATGACTGCAAGATCAACCTAGTCTGGAACTTTTTGGTAACATGTAGATCAAATATTGTGATTTTATGACCACGTACTTGTCGTTATTGAGATCGGCGACAGCCAGACTGCTCCCAAAATACGAGCCCACTTGTTCACCAGGGATGATGAGCGCCGTCTCGATGTTGTTGTCAGTCTTCACCCCGAGAACCACGGAACCCTTGGACTCATACCTGGGGGATCCCGTCACCACTGTGTAGTCGTTAATACTCAGCAGGCGCTTCTCTTCAAGGACGGAATAACCTGCAGGGCAAAGATTTTAAATTGGACCTATATTTAAAACTCCAgggtgtaataataataattattatttgtattttattacaaaaaaaatccttgatGCCCCTCAATAAATTTCCTAATTGAGCtataatgaatttaaaaaaaattcagacaAATTAAAAGACGTATGAAACAAACATTTACCCATATAGTAGAGTTTATATTGTTTTTTCAGATTATATTGTTTTTTCAGAGAGCCAAAGTCTTTTTCGATGGAGTCCCATGAATTGGCAGGATCAGGATTTCTCCATATCACATGTACATTTCCTAGAGGAAACAGAAAAGTTATTCTTCAAGCAAAACACCGTGAGAATAATCCATTGTAttcccggccggccgggacTCACCTTGCCACAAGTAGCTACCCGGGCTGCCCAAGTAGAGCTCGTCTTCCGTCATGCCGCCCGAGATGCCCATGTTGCACATGCCTTCGTCTTTCATTTCGGAGGTGGGGTCGCACACCTCGTAGGTGTGAGTCTGCCAGTCGTCattggggtcaaaggtcaggTCGTTGCTCCTCACGTAGCACTTTCCGATCATCCGCCGCTGCTCCCCTGAGCCACTTCCGAAGATCTTGATGTAGCGATGGCCGCAAGCCTGCACACCAAAGAACACACACAAGTGTATGGACACTGTGATTTTGTGACCGCATTGAATGGGAGACAATAAAAGATGGCCGCCGTCTCACCAGTACGCGTCCGGACGACTGGACTCTCTGGCTGGCCACGGTCACGCCGAGCCACATGCCCTCCACCATCTCCGACGGGTCAGCTGTAAATGCGTGACACTATTAAAAAGCCACTTGTCAATCACGTCCTTGATGGTAACTCTTCTCTTTACTCACTCGAGCTGACCAGGTCCATTCTGGAACAATCCGAGGCGTCTGTAGTTATGGGGCAGGAGTAGACAGCACCTGTTTCATTGACATTTGTCAGCGATAAGGATTTCTCTTTGGGTGCTCCTGCGAGAAgcctggacacacacacacacaagcagacacacacagataAAGATGACAAGATTACATCGCAGTCTTGTCATGGTGTATGATTGTATACAAAACGATAGCAGCGTGAAAAATGAGCCACGTGCAGAAAAGAAAATCCTCACGAAAGGGTGGCAAAACTagatttggagaaaaaaaaaacctgaatggCGTGTGAAAATCTTTTTGCCGTGTACATTTCGACACGCCTTTTAACACAGCGACCTTTGAAATGGCGGTGGACACACTATTCATTGACCGTCAGCGCCACATTTATTATCTGTAGAAAGAAAGCGAGGACAAACCTGTTTATGGCGGCTGAGCTGTTTAATCATGCgtggagggaggaaaaaaagtcaagcgACCAAAGTGAGATGTCTGTTTGcagtttcataaaaaaaaaaaaaaagcccccatAGACACCTGCAATCTTATCAGCAAAAGCTAGACACTACATCCTCGCTTTTGTGGGAAAagacatctatttttatttttttagattacAAAGCAATAAAACGCAAAAAGGAATTTGAATGCAAACAAGTTCCAACTATCCTGTCACTACCACAAGAAGGATATGATCAGCCCTGAAACAATTATCTGGCCTTGGCGATGACAACTAGCTGgagccaagatggccgccagcgTTGATTGGAGTCTCCGATAAATGAGATTCCATGAAAGTTTGTAGACATTGCTGAGTTATAGAATGTGGGGAATCCGCGTTCTGTGTTGAATACATTTCTCCTGTCATTGACACCACCGAGCTAATGTAACACACAAAGTAGCAATAAACAACTTCCAGAGCTGTCCTGACTCAGCCATGACAACGGTGAGTCAAACAATGCATGTTTGCCTCCCTTGCCAGCTCATCACCTCCTCATAAAGACGCTGACAAGACCTCATGGGAGGGATGGCGAGCGGGCACCGAGCGCCTGCATTCCAACTGAGTAGACGGGACGTGTTGAAATCTGCCCTCTGCTACTCAGCAAGTGACGTGAACTCCCATTTATTGTGGCTTACACGCCCAGATGAGGTGAGAGTTGCTGCATTCTTCACATCACGACTAAGAGGACACCATTTATATAGCAGTCGTGACTATTCTTACTACCCAGGCCTCGACCCATCAATCAGCCGCACTCGGATCTGACCTCGGCCCCGTCGTATAAACATGTCGCCGTGCTCCAAACTCTTCTATTATCTAATAACACAACCTTCAAGAATTAAAATGGACctgcagaaaaataaaataaaatcgtaTGGTTTTGAAATGGTGATCACTGATTCTGATGTTACGTCACACAATGCTGAAATATGAAAACGTGAAGAGGAAGTTGGCAACGGTGTGAAAACCTCTTGGCTCGGAGGGAACGATACAATCTTCAAAGTCATTCAATTCAATTGAAGGTCAGGCACACAATAACAAGGGATTATCGCACAGACAGCGGCCTTCAaccacaaaaaatgtaatctttccaGTCATCCGCCGACAAAATAAACTGAATCGAGGAGCGGGATGGAAAAGAGCTCATAAAGTGTGGACACCTttgaatcaaatcaaatgaatcACATCCTATGACAACAAAAATGGGATACCTGTGTTGTTCCCACCTTGTCAAACGCTAACTCAGCTGGTCAAACATCCTGTTTGCAGCCCACCATCTGCCACCGGTGAAACAAACTCATTTCGAAGCCGGAGCGACAAATGAAACAACTTGACAGAACCATACCGTGTGTAAGCCAACCCTCGTTTCAAGGATGAAAAATGGTTTGGGAGGTATTGAAGCATATAGTTTTTCTAGTGACAGGTGACCCTCATCCACCCGGAGGCCAGCTAACTTACACCGGGTTCTTTTCCGCACAGGAGCAAAAAAGGAAAAGGATCTCTTACGGCTCTGCAGGTAGCCGTAATGAAAGCCTCAGACTGGGAGAATCTTCTGTGTGGAGAATAGCAGGAGGCGCAACATCCTGCTGGGATCCATTTCAGCAAGTTATTAGAGGCCGTCGTTCAGTTGGGACACAAACATGGGCACACACAATAAATAGGGAGCCTTTTACCATGAGCTTGTTTGTTTGACCTGCCTAATCTGTtctcacaggaaaaaaaaaaaaaaaaaggggggggcacCAGCTAATTAAATGGCGGACTTTTATGGCCCGGGGCTAATAAAGTCAGAcagaggtgaagaaaaaaaaaagactaaaaaatttcaatttggagattttttgggggggtcttgATGACAAATTGAAAGAATGGTCTCTGTTAGGAAATGGAGTGAATTCCCGACAGATCATCACCATGACTCCTGTCTTGTCTCAACCTGAAACCTGGCAGGTTGTGACTGTGCACAGAAGGCTAATACATTCCACACATACCGTGGGGTCAGGGGACTGGAAGAGCCAATAGGTGGCCAGCTGACTGCCCGGTCCCTCCTCCTGGCTAcaaaagagaacaaaaaaagCCCACCGAGGAGACTTGAATAGGCGACTGCTAGTGGACCTGTACAATCCAGCCTCAGGTAGTCCAACTTTGACCTCAAGCTAGTCCAAAAACTGTCCCCACAGAGCCAAGATACTAGATTCAAGCTTAACGGTGTCAAGGGTTCATTGCATTTACTTTATTGCCAAAGTGGGAGTGTCGGTCGTGTCTTGACTTTCATCCCGTCTGACTCATGCCCACTTTTTAAGTGGCAGGACTTGTTGAAGCTGGTTCatgcgcttgtatttttctaaaAGTGCACTCAATAGGATGAAACTAAAAACAAGTGTCATCATATATTTAGTCGGAGGAGTTGCGGGGACCCTCCTCCGTGCCATGTGGTCCACTTCTTGAGTGTCAGTCCACTGAGGATGTGTGCGACTCGATCGATCGCATATGGACACTGGTCTTCATTCTTCTCCCGCTAATGCACATCTTTGTCCCGCTTCACTGAAATGAGACAGTGATGCTAATAATCTTCCGCTCGGAAAGGCAACGTGTATCGGTTTGCCACTTTTTGTCGACTCCTCAAAGTGGAGGCGGGACGTAGATAACAGTGGGGGGCACTGTAATTGACCGGGGTTCAGGTTCTGAcattaaataaacaatgacaTCATTCATTTGGAAGAATAGTGTGCATGTCTCTTACACTTTAGAAAGAACGGTGGCTTTCATTTCAaaggaggataaagaatatatgcctgtgagtattgtCGCACAGGTTACACGTTACGTTTGTGTGGACTCCAGAATGGCTGAATATGCACAAAGAGGAGCTAAGACACGCAAACACTCCACTTTTGCCTGAGGCGGGACGATTTACCGAGCCCAGCTGTTTTACCTGCAgctacggaaaaaaaaaaatctcacccaaATGAAGTCATTTCATTTAAACCTTAAAAGgccccattgttttttttttttaatcatacatTTCAATCACTTATAAACAGAGAATGTGTTTTTTCTCACAACAGTTTAGTAGTGGAAAAGAATACGGCTGCTTTTCTACGTGCTCAGTCAGCTGTAAGGCGGTAGTATCTGGTTCCGCCCACTGGGTCAAAGCAGGTGTCAGTTGTTTCCAAGCCACTAACCATCGaaccagaaaaagaaaaaagtaactTACAGGTATTTCCTGGAGCCCTCCGTCTGTTCATGCATGGCTACAGACAATCCAAAGAAGCTCCCTTTGGTTTTCCCCTCTTTGATCACCGGGAAACGCTCGTCCACGTTGAATCCACGGCACACGGGAGCTGCGTGGACAAAAAGCAGCAATGTGCAAAAAAGTAGCCTCGgggtcattttgtttgtttggagcGGCAGGTCCTCGCCGATAGGTAAAAGACAGCAGGGACCTTCCCAACGTAATAGCTGCAATCTCCACGCGCGCTCGCACACTCATTGAGAAggtgagcgctcgctcgctcgcttgctcgctcgcttgctcgctcgctcgctctcccccctcccttctctctctctctcccactaATACCCAAGCGGCCCACCTCCACATGAGCTCTGTGCCTCTGCCCACCTATCGGTCGCACAAGTGATTAAACCCTTAATCCCCTAACAGAGAATTTGATGGGGGCAGCCAAAGTTTTTTTCTGACTCAAAATCCCGTCTACATTTCTGTATTGATTATCAACACAACATGGCGAGTGTGTAGACTGGCAACATCCTGAATGTGGAATGTAATTTGCAATTGACTGTATCTCCCAGCTtcctgtctttctttttttcacagACTGAAGAAATAATCTTTAATTGACCCTTCCTGCTCACTTATGAATTTTAATCGGCAATAACTAGAGGAGGGAGAATGATAAAGCCGGTAGGACATTGGATGGATGTGAAACACAGCACGCACTCGCTCGCCGAGTCGTCGCCCCTCCGCGATGACATAGGCGCCCGTTGCCATGGCGCCGGTGGTTGCTATGAAGCCAGTATGTTCTGGACAACAGGAAGATAGCGTGGCCCGTTTAAACTTCAACCAGGAGTCTCACTGGGCTCGGGTGACCTTTCCGCAGGAATCAAACTTCATTTTGCGAAGCGAGCCCGCCACTTGTTGCGGGCTAATGGCGATCAAATGCGGGTCGGGACTGCAACACAAACAGAATTTCAGGCATAGTGCAGTCAGTATTCGTCGCTTGTAACTCGATCAGGCTGACATGGATGAAATCGAATTGCAGGAGAAAATCATCAAAGATGAATGTGCTCAATCTAATAATTTGCCAGTTCCTTCTTGGTTTGCATGCAATGAGATGAGAGCAAGGTGAAATGCATTTTGCACAGGTTCTCAAAGATTCTGGGAGTCCTTgagtggagatttttttttttttcataatccaAACgccaattaaaaatgtattttggggATTCTTACAAGGTCTCTCACTTGCTCTTCAGGTTTGCGAAAAGCCAGGAATGTTTAGCCTGAGGAGGAAGGTGTGGCTCGGAACTCTCCCACTGTCCAGTGGCACCTGTTTTTGGGTTTAGCTTTGGGCCTGACGGAAAAAGAGAGCTGGGAGTCAGTGGGACACACTCAGCATGTTGTGGAAACAAAACATCTTGTGTTATTACTACAGTACAAGGTACAAGTCAGACCATAAAAACAATCTCAGGGTCAACGTTTTTCTGGTTACAAATGAGCAGTTtccaatttaaataaataaatccttggCCAATAAATTaggattcatttatttatcataaGAGATTTTGAGGCGAAggcatatttatttttcagcaGCACAAATCTAAAAAGGAAATTCAATGTTTTCTCAACATGAAACCCTCAGTCGGCAAATACAAAAAGAACAAGGCCCTAGAATTGAACCCTGTGGATCCCCTAAAGAACAACACACTTTGAAGATCAGTTTTCAACACTTATCGTTCATATTTGGGTATAATTGTAATTTATTGGACTATTTTCTAATATGAAAATGAGGTCAAATGTTCGGTTGGACACAAAGCGCAAAAACCAGACAATAGATTCTCTACCCACCTCTGCATTACCAGTGAAAAGAATGTGTCATGAGTTAATGATttattgtaagaaaaaaaaaaaaaagtgctatgGCGCTTTGAAGGCGGTGTTTAATCATTAGGGGAGTTGCTCAAGACCAAATTCCTCCTTCTCTTATTCTAAATGAATCACACTGTAGATTGCGAGGGGGAGTTTTTTTTGGGGCTGTGAACAAACTAGTTAACCCAAAAGAAAGTAGAAGGAGTGGGTGGTCATGCCACCATCTTGACCTTTCGTTTCTTCGTCACGTACACTCTCGCCGTGTTCTCGTCACCTTCGCAACAATTTGCTTTATTGAAAGGTCAACGTCGTCGTGGTTGCCTCAGAACTTGATACTTAACAAGCCCAGCGTGAAGCCCACACAATGACTTCACGTCCTGCAATGTTTACTTAAGGCGCAGCTCTAGCAACTTCACATGTGGGGACAGATTTGGGTCCCATCGCTCACCACTCTTCCTtcagatcgttttttttttctttctgtgcacCCCCCTGTGAGGAGCGACTATTCTAGGCTGAAAAAGTCATTAGTCCTCGTGGGTTGTTTTTATCCTGGACGAGCACTTGAAGTCATCATCACCTGCCTGAGAATAGCAAATAGTGTTTTTAGTCACACTTTGCCATATTTCCAAATTGGATGGGTTTTTTTCCAAGAGAAAAAAGGGTGGTAGAACGGGAACTCCCAACATGGGCCAAGCTCAGGCATGCCCGGATTGATTGCTAGCTGTTTTTACAAGGCTAGCAAATGACAAGGTGGATGTGtgactggggggaaaaaaaaaaagtttcaaatggCAAGTTAATTTTCACATTACTCTTCATACTTGTCTTTAAGAAGTTTCTCCTGGACAGTGTTACCAAAATGTTCCCAAGTCGCTCGAGAGCAATTACATCCTGTCCCGAGTCGAAACATGCTCAGATTCAGGGTGGAGTTTCCTGAACCACTGGAGAGACAACATCAATAAGAATCCAAATGTCACCAcgtttacactttttttttttttactgggatAATCCCTAAATGGGATGCTAACAAGGGGGTGAGGGGCCAAGATGTTCCTGGGAACGAAGACCGAGATTAAATTAGCACTCAAGAGAGATGGGTTGGAATTTGTAGAGGTTCCAATAAAGAGAATTTCACGAGGCAGTCTTCTGGCCGCAGCAATGTAGAAGAATACGGAGAAGAACTAAGTGCAATAATTGTAACTCTTGCTCACAGAAGAGTTGAAGTGGCCCGCGAGGGGAGCATTAAGCCGTTGCGGAGATGTTTATGTCACGCTTGTTTGGACAGGGCATGACCTTTAACATGTGGATACATACATCTGTGTTCTATTTTTGACTGTGTGGGCAGCTGCAGGGTCCTGGCAGGAACACTCAATGCAAAAGTCTTACCTGGACCTCTGATCCGGATTACTGCGAAACACACGAGCCACctgagaagagaaaaagaaTTCTGTTTAATTAGAAGCTCATCGTTTTATCTCGGGTCAGAAGGGggtgatgaggggggggggtgaagaggagcgatacgccccccccccccccacacacacacacgcacacacacacacactcagcagAGAGCCTGACTCCCATTCAATCAGATCAACTTCAACTAGCCCGTGGCCATTCATTACCAGGACTCGCTTGAAGTTTTCAAAGGGCGAAGGAATTGCGTCGTAGTATAGGAAGCGATTGTGTGGCCGTCATCCGCTCGTAATTGCAACGTGTAAACATCCTGGATTCTGCGTAGCATGTGGATTATTAAAGCTGACTTATTTttcaataaaacaataaaagacaGGTGCAAGGAATTTATGTTATGACGCAATATGTGTTCAGTACTTCCCCATAATAACCGTAAGCCCCTCATATGGCGCAATAAAACCTGCAGCCATATTTTTACCTGCAGGCCAAGTATGAGAGAGCCTGAAGGAGATGCAATTGAAAGTGGAATGCAGAAGGTTGGGATTTTAAAATAGAAGATatgggaggagagagagagagagattttgttccccggtggaattttttataaatataatcTTTATCGTTCAAGGTCATGGTTGGACTGTGTTTTTAGGGGGGTCAACTGAGAGTAATCATCTGCCCGTTGAAGGTTC comes from the Syngnathus typhle isolate RoL2023-S1 ecotype Sweden linkage group LG18, RoL_Styp_1.0, whole genome shotgun sequence genome and includes:
- the itga3b gene encoding integrin alpha-3b isoform X1, which gives rise to MTPRLLFCTLLLFVHAAPVCRGFNVDERFPVIKEGKTKGSFFGLSVAMHEQTEGSRKYLLLAGAPKEKSLSLTNVNETGAVYSCPITTDASDCSRMDLVSSTDPSEMVEGMWLGVTVASQRVQSSGRVLACGHRYIKIFGSGSGEQRRMIGKCYVRSNDLTFDPNDDWQTHTYEVCDPTSEMKDEGMCNMGISGGMTEDELYLGSPGSYLWQGNVHVIWRNPDPANSWDSIEKDFGSLKKQYNLKKQYKLYYMGYSVLEEKRLLSINDYTVVTGSPRYESKGSVVLGVKTDNNIETALIIPGEQVGSYFGSSLAVADLNNDNWNDLIVGAPFYFDRMKDEGGAVYIYMNENGSFQNVSTMVLKGPASSAFGNAVAAIGDINQDGFQDFAVGAPFHGTGKVYIWMGSKEGVSAQPSQVIEGKSVADGGFQTFGYSINGGMDMDDNSYPDILVGSLDDRIALLRTRPVVHLTKDFNVEPKIVDPNQCQGSSPCIVATICVSFTLSNGNRNFKKNIVVKYTVEADIDRRRSPRVRFQESGGDTYTGLLTLPDSQIQCHELSLNVVAPVRDKLEPVVFSLNMSLDEQKPKTRRAIQNLDSFAILSQGQKLTQRSEINFQKECGSDNKCTSNLQLTAHFADNKKNPFPRKDKSQILQFNSSMKIIKLIVEVTNFPTRGKLAEDAHQAMLNVTIPEALKYSAVRSQDHVECHYDVTVLCELGNPLKGKEKVSLVLWLETLGIDLYTQEIQIQLLLSTLSEQNDLFPVPVSLLIENTILPSFSIANALIQTKFGGTVMGESAMVNSSNVGSLLEFTFNVNMRGLPLGDLGTLAVEFEWPFEASNGKWLLYLTQITIQAQSQSECRPPGDVINPLNLTLSENATKRVKRQIEPDEQTVEPQATLSLLTPRKQSDLLECSKGTARCVTFTCPLLNMTNTAEIHVRARLWNSTMLEDFANALWIKVVGKATLKLMTDTPTLKMERQSTLFTVDIEPEARVETPDELPLWIIISAIVAGVLLLGIIILILWKCGFFQRASRREMYEAKAQKAEMKIQPSETERLTEDY
- the itga3b gene encoding integrin alpha-3b isoform X2, which gives rise to MDLVSSTDPSEMVEGMWLGVTVASQRVQSSGRVLACGHRYIKIFGSGSGEQRRMIGKCYVRSNDLTFDPNDDWQTHTYEVCDPTSEMKDEGMCNMGISGGMTEDELYLGSPGSYLWQGNVHVIWRNPDPANSWDSIEKDFGSLKKQYNLKKQYKLYYMGYSVLEEKRLLSINDYTVVTGSPRYESKGSVVLGVKTDNNIETALIIPGEQVGSYFGSSLAVADLNNDNWNDLIVGAPFYFDRMKDEGGAVYIYMNENGSFQNVSTMVLKGPASSAFGNAVAAIGDINQDGFQDFAVGAPFHGTGKVYIWMGSKEGVSAQPSQVIEGKSVADGGFQTFGYSINGGMDMDDNSYPDILVGSLDDRIALLRTRPVVHLTKDFNVEPKIVDPNQCQGSSPCIVATICVSFTLSNGNRNFKKNIVVKYTVEADIDRRRSPRVRFQESGGDTYTGLLTLPDSQIQCHELSLNVVAPVRDKLEPVVFSLNMSLDEQKPKTRRAIQNLDSFAILSQGQKLTQRSEINFQKECGSDNKCTSNLQLTAHFADNKKNPFPRKDKSQILQFNSSMKIIKLIVEVTNFPTRGKLAEDAHQAMLNVTIPEALKYSAVRSQDHVECHYDVTVLCELGNPLKGKEKVSLVLWLETLGIDLYTQEIQIQLLLSTLSEQNDLFPVPVSLLIENTILPSFSIANALIQTKFGGTVMGESAMVNSSNVGSLLEFTFNVNMRGLPLGDLGTLAVEFEWPFEASNGKWLLYLTQITIQAQSQSECRPPGDVINPLNLTLSENATKRVKRQIEPDEQTVEPQATLSLLTPRKQSDLLECSKGTARCVTFTCPLLNMTNTAEIHVRARLWNSTMLEDFANALWIKVVGKATLKLMTDTPTLKMERQSTLFTVDIEPEARVETPDELPLWIIISAIVAGVLLLGIIILILWKCGFFQRASRREMYEAKAQKAEMKIQPSETERLTEDY